In one Drosophila pseudoobscura strain MV-25-SWS-2005 chromosome X, UCI_Dpse_MV25, whole genome shotgun sequence genomic region, the following are encoded:
- the LOC6902120 gene encoding RING-box protein 1-like, with protein MEDEREQSCEEEQPRKSGGYEVAVGSDTTATATATSLDSTDNTRVDADNQPSCSANCGPRSVRFVVKKWNAVAQWSWDIVVDNCAICRNPIMDLCIECQANPNLSSFDECTVAWGVCNHAFHFHCISRWLKTRQVCPLDNREWEFLKYGR; from the coding sequence ATGGAAGACGAAAGAGAACAGAGCTGCGAAGAGGAACAGCCCCGGAAGAGCGGGGGCTACGAGGTCGCCGTGGGGTCGGACACGACAGCCACGGCCACTGCAACTAGTCTTGATAGTACAGATAATACTAGGGTGGATGCCGACAACCAGCCCTCGTGCAGTGCAAACTGCGGTCCGAGATCGGTACGCTTCGTGGTGAAAAAGTGGAACGCGGTGGCCCAGTGGTCCTGGGACATAGTGGTGGACAACTGTGCCATCTGCCGCAACCCGATCATGGACCTGTGCATCGAATGCCAGGCCAACCCGAACCTCAGCTCCTTTGACGAATGCACCGTGGCCTGGGGCGTGTGCAATCACGCCTTTCACTTTCACTGCATTTCGCGCTGGCTCAAGACGCGCCAAGTCTGTCCGCTCGATAATCGCGAGTGGGAGTTCCTGAAATACGGACGCTAG
- the LOC117184959 gene encoding serine/arginine repetitive matrix protein 4-like → MERKVRTCRGRPPPTVAIAATAAPPQHKRRRTKERSEQLPSMPVLIDQESFQPEPSSPTHRHRPKKKKAKKHSRRDKSGTHRRHSRHSKPEEEEEQEERHDGEEERKDMLQTEELVGNVSILEQLLTDKPRQHRRHRREKKTQPKQYHRHRRQDAPSSTSTVSTSTSPSTATSPTSTVRPRHWFGQKKRILEQWRREHSQQQQQQTRGDSDG, encoded by the coding sequence ATGGAGAGAAAGGTGCGCACCTGCAGAGGCAGGCCTCCCCCTACCGTAGCGATAGCGGCGACGGCTGCCCCTCCTCAGCACAAGCGGCGCCGCACCAAGGAACGTTCAGAGCAGCTGCCCAGCATGCCGGTGCTTATCGATCAAGAGTCCTTCCAGCCAGAGCCCTCCTCGCCCACGCATAGGCATAGGCCTAAGAAAAAGAAGGCCAAGAAGCACTCCAGGCGGGATAAGTCCGGGACACACCGCCGTCATAGCCGGCACAGTAagcccgaggaggaggaggagcaggaggagcggcATGACGGGGAGGAGGAACGGAAGGACATGCTGCAGACGGAGGAGCTGGTGGGCAATGTCTCCATTCTGGAGCAGCTGCTAACGGACAAGCCGAGGCAGCATCGCCGTCATCGCCgcgaaaagaaaacacaaccaaaacagtatcatcgtcatcgccgtCAAGACGCCCCATCGTCAACGTCAACGGTCTCCACATCTACCTCCCCCAGCACCGCCACCAGCCCCACCAGTACGGTGCGACCCCGGCATTGGTTTGGCCAGAAAAAGCGCATCCTGGAGCAGTGGCGCAGGGAGCActcccagcagcaacagcagcaaacgaGGGGCGACAGTGATGGCTAG